In the genome of Rhizobium sp. CC-YZS058, one region contains:
- a CDS encoding LacI family DNA-binding transcriptional regulator: protein MSDIAVACGVSQATVSLVLNNAPGTRISPATREAVLAKAAEIGYTTVHRRAERRPMIAMLINDVTSSPHVAGLIDGVTEAANELGLMVSVMPTSGDSDTEEAALDYLTAMPVAGVLYARLITQQVHLPPRLANLPTVLLNCYSADRTVSSVVPGDLVAGQAAALSLIKAGHRRIGYIGGEDSIEASRERLKGYRRALMMHDIAVDPSIIFKGGWTIKGGYDAFKQMMLLPDPPTATCCFCDRTAMGVYSAAAELGLTIPDDMSIIGFDNESYTADMVPPLTTLQLPHSEMGRYAVEHLAELLSTPRAKPRPFKVKFECELIERRSVKTLAAPDVGAKRKTTV, encoded by the coding sequence ATGTCCGATATTGCAGTCGCCTGCGGGGTATCCCAGGCGACCGTTTCACTGGTCCTCAACAATGCGCCGGGCACGCGCATTTCGCCGGCGACGCGGGAAGCCGTGCTCGCGAAGGCGGCCGAGATCGGCTACACCACCGTCCACAGGCGAGCCGAGCGTCGTCCGATGATCGCGATGTTGATCAACGACGTGACCAGCTCTCCGCATGTCGCCGGGCTGATCGACGGCGTGACCGAGGCGGCCAACGAACTCGGCCTGATGGTCTCGGTGATGCCCACGTCCGGCGACAGCGACACGGAAGAGGCGGCGCTCGACTATCTCACCGCCATGCCGGTTGCCGGTGTCCTCTATGCACGCCTCATCACGCAACAGGTCCATCTGCCGCCGCGCCTTGCCAACCTGCCGACGGTGCTTCTCAATTGCTACAGCGCCGATCGCACAGTATCGAGCGTCGTGCCGGGCGATCTCGTTGCAGGCCAGGCGGCAGCGCTCTCCCTGATCAAGGCCGGCCATCGACGCATCGGCTATATCGGTGGTGAGGACTCGATCGAGGCGTCGCGCGAGCGGCTGAAGGGCTACCGCCGCGCCTTGATGATGCATGACATCGCCGTCGATCCGTCGATCATCTTCAAGGGCGGCTGGACGATCAAGGGCGGCTATGATGCCTTCAAGCAGATGATGCTGCTGCCAGATCCGCCGACGGCGACCTGCTGCTTCTGCGACAGGACTGCCATGGGTGTCTATTCGGCCGCCGCCGAACTCGGTCTGACGATCCCGGACGACATGTCGATCATCGGCTTCGACAATGAATCCTACACGGCCGACATGGTGCCGCCGCTGACGACATTGCAGCTGCCGCACAGCGAAATGGGGCGCTATGCCGTCGAGCATCTCGCCGAACTCCTCTCCACGCCGCGGGCAAAGCCGCGCCCCTTCAAGGTCAAGTTCGAATGTGAGCTGATCGAACGCCGCTCCGTAAAAACGCTCGCCGCGCCGGACGTGGGCGCGAAACGCAAGACGACGGTCTAG
- a CDS encoding FAD/NAD(P)-binding protein, with protein MSRLTVAPHNPTVAIIGGGFTGATVAAHLASGPALPPGTRIIVVEPRAALGQGLAYGATDPAHRINVPAGKMTMDPERPQDFEDYLQATGAAAHDADLIGRDGLPYPQRAVFGAYMAARLAPLLAAGQVEHWQTRVRALKALASGYRIDGEDGRALTADLVVLAVSHPAPALPRGFEALRGAPKLIADVTLPDALAPIETEDRVLILGNGLTSADAIASLARQGHRGPLLSLSRRGLRSRAHGPAGQAAYGAFADGPRTSASTLLRDIRQTIRQAEREGLTWHAVIDAVRAQGQTIWPGLPMAERRRIVRHLRPFWDVHRFRIAPQVDDVLRRATDAGRLQLLAASVASVDHQDGVYRLQVRDRRSKTLRQVEADAVIVTTGPAHGGILESQPFLADLAREGLLQPCPTGLGIACDQDGHPLAGNGRPVEEVFIAGPLARGTVGELMGLPQVTDHAVFIAAQLRARLLKHRESSAA; from the coding sequence ATGTCGCGCCTGACCGTTGCACCTCACAATCCAACCGTCGCCATCATCGGCGGCGGGTTCACAGGCGCGACGGTTGCCGCCCATCTGGCATCCGGTCCGGCCTTGCCACCTGGCACACGCATCATCGTCGTCGAACCGCGTGCCGCGCTGGGGCAGGGTCTCGCCTATGGCGCGACCGACCCGGCCCACCGCATCAATGTTCCCGCCGGCAAGATGACCATGGACCCGGAGCGGCCGCAGGACTTCGAGGACTATCTTCAGGCAACCGGCGCCGCAGCGCACGACGCCGACCTCATCGGCCGTGATGGTCTGCCCTATCCGCAGCGTGCCGTGTTCGGCGCCTATATGGCGGCGCGGCTGGCGCCGCTTCTGGCAGCCGGTCAGGTGGAGCATTGGCAAACCAGGGTCCGGGCGCTGAAAGCTCTTGCCTCCGGCTATCGGATCGACGGCGAAGACGGACGGGCGCTCACGGCCGATCTGGTGGTGCTGGCAGTCAGCCACCCCGCCCCCGCCTTGCCGCGTGGCTTCGAGGCCCTGCGCGGCGCGCCGAAGCTGATCGCCGACGTGACCTTGCCGGACGCGCTGGCGCCGATCGAGACGGAAGATCGAGTGCTGATCCTCGGCAATGGGCTGACCTCGGCGGATGCGATCGCCTCCCTTGCGCGGCAGGGGCATCGCGGCCCTCTTCTCTCCCTTTCGCGCCGCGGATTGCGGTCACGCGCGCACGGTCCCGCAGGCCAGGCAGCCTATGGCGCCTTCGCCGACGGCCCCCGGACGTCGGCAAGTACCCTGTTGCGCGATATCCGGCAGACGATCCGACAGGCCGAGCGCGAAGGCTTGACCTGGCATGCCGTGATCGACGCCGTTCGGGCGCAGGGCCAGACCATCTGGCCCGGCCTGCCGATGGCCGAACGGCGCCGGATCGTCCGCCACCTCCGCCCGTTCTGGGACGTCCACCGCTTTCGCATCGCGCCCCAGGTGGACGATGTTCTGCGCCGTGCCACCGATGCTGGCCGCCTGCAGCTTCTCGCCGCATCGGTTGCCTCGGTCGACCATCAGGACGGGGTTTATCGGTTGCAGGTGCGGGACCGCCGGTCGAAGACCCTGCGCCAAGTGGAGGCGGATGCGGTGATCGTGACGACCGGTCCGGCCCATGGCGGCATTCTGGAGAGCCAGCCCTTCCTCGCCGACCTCGCACGCGAGGGCCTGCTGCAGCCCTGCCCGACCGGGCTCGGCATCGCCTGCGACCAGGACGGGCACCCGCTTGCCGGCAACGGCAGACCGGTCGAGGAGGTCTTCATTGCCGGGCCGCTTGCCCGCGGCACCGTCGGCGAACTCATGGGCTTGCCGCAAGTCACCGACCATGCCGTCTTCATCGCAGCCCAGCTGCGCGCACGGCTGTTGAAACACCGCGAAAGCTCCGCCGCGTAA
- a CDS encoding MetQ/NlpA family ABC transporter substrate-binding protein, producing MKLTTVLSAFLIAMAGPAMAETVKIGVVPGVYGDSVEALVPEAKAAGIDLEVIEFSDWTTPNEALQAGDLDLNYFQHVPFLTNAIKQKGYTITPIGVGTLANIGIYSLKHRDFASVPEGATVAIANDPVNQGRGLLLLERGGLIKLKEGVGYLGTLDDIVENPKNVTFREVEGPQLARITADVDLALGYPHFIIAAKTFDPGSGLIYSGVDDKQFAIVFAANAAKADNPVLKKVVELYQSSKVVRAAIDEGFAHNPKLYTIAWEK from the coding sequence ATGAAGTTGACGACAGTTCTTTCCGCATTCCTGATCGCCATGGCGGGCCCGGCCATGGCCGAGACCGTCAAGATCGGCGTTGTGCCCGGCGTTTACGGGGATTCCGTCGAGGCGCTGGTGCCGGAGGCCAAGGCGGCCGGCATCGACCTTGAGGTCATCGAGTTCAGCGACTGGACGACGCCGAACGAAGCACTTCAGGCAGGCGATCTCGACCTCAACTATTTCCAGCATGTGCCCTTCCTCACCAATGCCATCAAGCAGAAGGGCTACACGATCACGCCGATCGGCGTCGGCACGCTCGCCAACATCGGCATCTACTCGCTCAAGCACAGGGATTTCGCCAGCGTTCCGGAGGGCGCGACCGTCGCCATCGCCAATGATCCGGTGAACCAGGGGCGCGGGCTGCTGCTGCTCGAACGGGGCGGTCTGATCAAGCTGAAGGAGGGCGTCGGCTATCTCGGCACGCTCGACGATATCGTTGAGAATCCGAAGAATGTCACCTTCCGCGAAGTCGAAGGCCCGCAGCTTGCGCGCATCACCGCCGATGTCGATCTGGCGCTGGGGTACCCGCATTTCATCATCGCCGCCAAAACCTTCGATCCGGGTTCGGGCCTGATCTATTCCGGCGTCGATGACAAGCAGTTCGCCATCGTCTTCGCGGCGAATGCCGCCAAGGCCGACAATCCGGTGCTGAAGAAGGTGGTCGAGCTCTACCAGTCCTCCAAGGTGGTTCGTGCGGCGATCGATGAAGGCTTCGCGCACAATCCCAAGCTCTACACCATCGCATGGGAGAAATGA
- a CDS encoding methionine ABC transporter ATP-binding protein, translating into MAAVEAGSARAAARGERFHPPGPQRAQPSPGDAAVPADYPDAGKQAAVAGYVRFEAVEKRYRSPAGSVEALKGIDIAVPAGTIFGIIGRSGAGKSTLLRMVNRLERPSSGRVLVDGVDIAALGEDDLVRLRRRVGMIFQHFNLLSAKTVFDNVALPLLVAGVPSADIAAQVSEVLALVGLAGKETTYPSRLSGGQKQRVGIARALVSRPEILLCDEATSALDPETTVSILSLLKDINRRLGLTIILITHEMSVIREICDHVLVLDQGEIAETGRVWEVFGRPTHEATRALLAPLDRGLPEDLAARLQPQWDGRPARALIEFVYTGAADRRPDVSGLSALLGANTLIVQSQLDRIDGHLAGRLILSTPAGDRLDTLIAGQDLAHAARILGYVPADD; encoded by the coding sequence GTGGCTGCGGTCGAAGCCGGCAGCGCCCGAGCGGCGGCACGGGGTGAACGGTTCCATCCGCCGGGTCCGCAGCGGGCGCAGCCCAGTCCAGGCGACGCTGCCGTTCCGGCTGATTACCCGGACGCCGGCAAACAAGCCGCAGTCGCCGGCTACGTGCGCTTCGAGGCCGTGGAAAAACGCTATCGATCACCGGCAGGCTCCGTCGAGGCGCTGAAGGGGATCGACATTGCGGTACCGGCCGGCACGATCTTCGGCATCATCGGGCGCTCTGGTGCCGGCAAGTCGACCCTGCTGCGCATGGTCAACCGGCTGGAACGCCCAAGCTCCGGCCGCGTGCTCGTCGACGGCGTCGATATCGCCGCGCTTGGCGAGGACGATCTGGTCCGCCTGCGCCGGCGCGTCGGCATGATCTTCCAGCATTTCAACCTGCTCTCGGCCAAGACCGTGTTCGACAATGTCGCCCTGCCGCTGCTGGTTGCCGGCGTCCCCTCGGCGGACATCGCTGCGCAGGTCAGCGAGGTGCTGGCGCTGGTCGGGCTCGCCGGCAAGGAGACAACCTATCCGTCCCGCCTTTCCGGCGGACAGAAGCAGCGGGTCGGCATTGCGCGCGCGCTTGTCAGCCGTCCGGAGATCCTGCTCTGCGACGAGGCGACCTCGGCCCTCGATCCGGAGACCACGGTTTCGATCCTCTCCCTTCTCAAGGACATCAATCGCCGCCTGGGCCTCACCATCATCCTCATCACCCATGAAATGAGCGTGATCCGCGAGATCTGCGACCATGTGCTGGTGCTCGATCAGGGGGAGATCGCCGAGACAGGGCGGGTCTGGGAGGTTTTCGGCCGGCCGACGCATGAGGCGACCCGGGCTCTGCTCGCCCCGCTTGATCGCGGCCTGCCGGAGGATCTCGCCGCCCGTCTCCAACCGCAGTGGGACGGCAGGCCGGCACGCGCGCTTATCGAATTCGTCTATACGGGTGCTGCCGACCGCAGGCCGGATGTTTCCGGCCTCTCGGCGCTTCTCGGCGCGAACACGCTGATCGTCCAGAGCCAGCTGGATCGGATCGACGGCCATCTGGCCGGGCGGCTCATTCTCTCGACGCCGGCCGGCGATCGGCTCGACACCCTCATCGCGGGCCAGGATCTGGCCCATGCCGCAAGGATTCTCGGCTATGTCCCCGCAGATGATTGA
- a CDS encoding methionine ABC transporter permease, translated as MSPQMIDRLCQAFLDTVTMVGVSALIALVIGVPLAVFLVLSAPGGLITAPRSHRILGAVINGFRAAPFIVLLVALLPFTRLVTGTTIGVWAAIVPLSISATPFLARIAEVSLREVEPGLIEAAQAIGCRRWHIIRHVLLPEALPGLIGGFTITLVSMIGASAMAGAVGAGGLGDMAIRYGYQRFDTTVMLAVLVVLIATVCLVQFAGDTAVRRLRAR; from the coding sequence ATGTCCCCGCAGATGATTGATCGCCTGTGCCAGGCATTCCTCGATACGGTGACGATGGTGGGCGTCTCCGCCCTGATCGCTCTGGTGATCGGCGTGCCCTTGGCGGTCTTCCTGGTTCTGTCCGCGCCGGGCGGGCTCATCACCGCGCCGCGCAGCCACCGTATCCTCGGGGCCGTCATCAACGGCTTTCGCGCAGCGCCCTTCATCGTCCTTCTGGTCGCGCTCCTGCCCTTCACCCGGCTTGTGACGGGAACGACGATCGGCGTCTGGGCCGCCATCGTCCCCTTGTCGATCAGCGCGACGCCGTTTCTCGCCCGCATCGCCGAGGTCAGCCTGCGTGAGGTGGAGCCGGGACTGATCGAAGCGGCGCAGGCGATCGGTTGCCGCCGCTGGCACATCATCCGCCACGTCCTGTTGCCGGAAGCGCTTCCAGGCCTGATCGGCGGCTTCACGATCACGCTTGTCTCGATGATTGGTGCGTCGGCCATGGCCGGTGCGGTGGGCGCGGGCGGGCTCGGCGACATGGCGATCCGCTATGGCTACCAGCGCTTCGATACGACCGTGATGCTCGCCGTGCTGGTCGTGCTGATCGCCACGGTGTGCCTCGTTCAATTCGCCGGAGACACCGCAGTGCGCCGCCTGCGCGCGCGCTGA
- a CDS encoding SfnB family sulfur acquisition oxidoreductase, giving the protein MTPHSSRSAGQTETGSAEALLRRPREPRPVYRIRDDDEAVDIAHRLAERFRTGASERDRQRRLPFEEIETYTESGLGAITVPKAYGGTGAGYETLARVFEILCAADPSLGQIPQNQFGVLALVADIGTEAQKARVYADVLAGHRIGNAGPERKTKLVTISTTRLEATSRGLRLTGERFYSTGALFAHYIPTRAVDDEGRAVQVWARSGQPGVTIIDDWAAFGQRTTASGTVVFHQVAIEPELVFPVHAFKDKPGLAGPVSQLIQAAIDAGIARAAFEDALGFVRERARPWVDSGLSQATDDPTILHSVGALATDLHAAQEILYEAGRTIDAIAAAPVTAESSARASVAVAEAKILTTEIALEASERLFDLAGSAATRAAHNLDRHWRNARVHTLHDPVRWKIHLIGNYALNGILPNRHQWN; this is encoded by the coding sequence ATGACACCCCATTCATCCCGCTCCGCCGGCCAGACGGAGACCGGCTCGGCCGAGGCACTGCTCCGCCGGCCGCGCGAACCCCGTCCCGTCTATCGCATTCGCGATGACGACGAGGCTGTCGACATCGCGCATCGGCTTGCCGAGCGCTTCCGGACCGGCGCCTCGGAGCGCGACCGGCAGCGCCGCCTGCCGTTCGAGGAGATCGAGACCTACACCGAAAGCGGGCTGGGCGCGATCACGGTGCCCAAGGCCTATGGCGGCACCGGTGCCGGCTACGAGACGCTGGCCAGGGTCTTCGAAATCCTCTGCGCCGCCGACCCCTCGCTCGGCCAGATCCCGCAGAACCAGTTCGGCGTTCTGGCGCTGGTTGCCGATATTGGAACCGAGGCGCAGAAGGCGCGCGTCTATGCCGATGTTCTCGCCGGTCATCGCATCGGCAATGCCGGGCCGGAGCGGAAGACGAAGCTGGTGACGATCTCGACGACCCGACTGGAGGCGACCAGTCGAGGGCTGCGGCTGACGGGTGAGCGCTTCTATTCGACCGGCGCGCTCTTCGCCCATTACATCCCGACCCGGGCGGTTGACGACGAGGGGCGGGCCGTGCAGGTCTGGGCGCGCAGCGGGCAGCCGGGCGTGACGATCATCGACGATTGGGCGGCCTTCGGCCAGCGCACGACGGCCAGCGGAACGGTGGTCTTCCATCAGGTGGCGATCGAGCCGGAGCTCGTCTTCCCCGTCCATGCCTTCAAGGACAAGCCGGGTCTGGCCGGGCCGGTGTCCCAGCTGATCCAGGCAGCGATCGACGCCGGCATCGCCCGCGCCGCCTTCGAGGATGCCTTGGGCTTCGTGCGCGAGCGGGCCCGTCCCTGGGTGGATTCCGGTCTTTCCCAGGCGACCGACGACCCGACCATCCTGCACAGTGTCGGCGCTCTGGCGACCGACCTGCATGCCGCGCAGGAAATCCTCTACGAGGCCGGCCGCACCATCGATGCCATCGCCGCGGCCCCGGTAACGGCGGAAAGCAGTGCACGCGCCTCGGTAGCGGTTGCAGAAGCGAAGATCCTGACCACGGAGATCGCGCTGGAGGCAAGCGAAAGGCTCTTCGATCTCGCCGGTTCCGCCGCAACGCGCGCCGCCCACAATCTCGATCGCCACTGGCGCAACGCCCGGGTCCACACGCTGCACGATCCGGTGCGATGGAAGATTCATCTGATCGGCAATTATGCGCTGAACGGCATCCTGCCCAACCGTCATCAATGGAACTGA
- a CDS encoding SfnB family sulfur acquisition oxidoreductase: protein MADLYPVPAAARPEARPHLITSDAEAIAVATAFAEEIRPGASARDAQRRLPWLELDRFVATGLWGITVPKAFGGAGVSAGTLARVTALIAASDGSLAQIPQNHYYSLEILRVGGSEAQKRFFYDRVLAGERTGNALAETGHRDFKRRTRLTLETGTWRVDGTKSYCTGAIYAHWIPTLAVQAEGGEDRGHLVFIPRDAPGVTVVDDWDGFGQRVTGSGTVQFDQVAVEPEWILPYQASFETPTTIGPVAQIIHAAIDLGLGEGAYRDLLDFVRTRSRPWIDAGVETAAEDPLTLSEIGQVRLRLRAAEALLRRAGAVVDLAMDQPGEDTVAAASIAVAQARIASTKAGLLAATKLFELSGTSSTVDEDNYDRHWRNVRTHTLHDPVRWKYQAVGQYYLNNRRPPRHGAL from the coding sequence ATGGCCGATCTGTATCCGGTCCCCGCCGCTGCGCGCCCTGAGGCCCGCCCGCATCTCATCACCTCGGATGCGGAGGCCATTGCCGTGGCGACCGCCTTTGCCGAGGAAATCCGACCTGGCGCCTCCGCGCGCGACGCGCAACGGCGGCTTCCCTGGCTGGAGCTCGACCGTTTCGTGGCGACGGGCCTCTGGGGTATCACAGTCCCCAAAGCCTTCGGCGGCGCGGGGGTTTCAGCGGGAACGCTCGCCCGGGTGACGGCGCTGATCGCCGCCAGCGATGGCTCGCTCGCCCAGATTCCGCAAAATCACTATTACTCGCTGGAAATCCTGCGGGTCGGCGGCAGCGAGGCGCAGAAACGTTTCTTCTACGATCGCGTCCTTGCCGGCGAGCGCACCGGCAATGCTCTGGCGGAGACCGGGCACCGCGACTTCAAGCGCCGCACGCGGCTGACGCTGGAGACCGGCACCTGGCGTGTCGACGGCACCAAATCCTACTGCACGGGAGCGATCTACGCCCACTGGATCCCGACGCTGGCGGTTCAGGCCGAGGGCGGCGAGGACAGAGGGCATCTCGTCTTCATTCCCCGCGATGCTCCCGGCGTGACGGTGGTGGACGACTGGGACGGCTTCGGGCAGCGGGTAACCGGCAGCGGCACGGTGCAGTTCGACCAGGTGGCGGTCGAGCCGGAGTGGATCCTGCCCTATCAGGCGTCGTTCGAAACGCCGACGACGATCGGCCCGGTGGCGCAGATCATCCACGCCGCCATCGATCTCGGTCTCGGCGAAGGCGCGTACCGCGATCTTCTCGATTTCGTGAGGACCCGCTCGCGCCCCTGGATCGATGCCGGAGTCGAAACGGCGGCCGAAGATCCGCTGACGCTGAGCGAGATCGGACAGGTGCGCTTGCGCCTGCGTGCCGCAGAGGCGCTGCTGCGGCGGGCAGGGGCGGTGGTGGATCTGGCCATGGACCAACCGGGCGAGGACACGGTGGCCGCGGCTTCCATCGCGGTCGCGCAAGCAAGGATCGCCAGCACCAAGGCCGGTCTTCTGGCGGCCACCAAACTGTTCGAGCTGTCGGGAACCTCCTCGACGGTCGACGAGGACAATTACGATCGGCACTGGCGCAATGTGCGAACCCACACATTGCACGATCCGGTCCGCTGGAAATATCAGGCGGTCGGCCAATACTATCTCAACAATCGCCGCCCGCCGCGCCATGGTGCCCTTTGA